A single region of the Brassica rapa cultivar Chiifu-401-42 chromosome A03, CAAS_Brap_v3.01, whole genome shotgun sequence genome encodes:
- the LOC103868886 gene encoding uncharacterized protein LOC103868886 isoform X2: MATEEEADEYNINEVDWGEEPGYSWEDQNYGDGSEEEADEYNISEVDLGEEPGYSWEDQNYGDGSEEDDQCRESRAEDGYEEGPCRGELDSKPQDHYKNHTINKSYSKPWLKFTDKFYDYSPTVFTKTLVSFSGKENYSRWEEDMENYFWEYKVPEHKKLSIALDTLVGEAYQWWLQEEECRIYFKEPTPHWEYVKELMYEHFEMRRLPPRTCPKRFVKLKPRQLHEREVTLTSHYNSYDQFRLYKFSGKGEDPRNYLQWEEDMERYFKCNSIPKGEYLSYGLGQLTEKAQRYWKREEKYREQFQEPPIRTWEQFKGIMRDRFAPYIPTQHAQKVSTKRVVQPQVLQPANQRQSSKPVHTPHVKHNQGEYSKSLKPPEVICYRCQGQGHLAKDCPTKRAVKMALREARETNLEVSDSFTRIDKKFDDLINLIKAGSNSVSSNSMTVLTHLSSAQKVESISGTNIEIKEQEPNPAAQSSPTLDKNVDKGLGNEETRTEAKQQQNNEQSTLETSTPADHALEVVNTKAESMQDNQVQWRSIQNQTHNLTPKQWSMEKPIVK; the protein is encoded by the exons ATGGCgactgaagaagaagctgatgaGTACAATATTAATGAAGTTGATTGGGGTGAAGAACCGGGATACTCATGGGAAGATCAAAACTATGGAGATGGctctgaagaagaagctgatgaGTACAATATTTCTGAAGTTGATTTGGGTGAAGAACCGGGATACTCATGGGAAGATCAAAACTATGGAGATGGCTCTGAAGAAGACGACCAGTGTAGAGAGTCAAGGGCTGAAGATGGATATGAGGAAGGACCATGTCGTGGGGAGCTTGATTCCAAGCCACAAGACCACTACAAGAACCATACCATCAACAAGAGCTATTCTAAACCTTGGTTAAAATTTACTGATAAATTTTATGACTATAGTCCAACAGTTTTCACCAAAACACTTGTGTCTTTTTCAGGAAAAGAGAACTACTCCAGATGGGAGGAAGACATGGAAAATTATTTTTGGGAGTACAAAGTTCCTGAACATAAGAAGCTGTCCATAGCCTTAGACACCCTTGTAGGAGAAGCTTACCAATGGTGGCTTCAAGAGGAAGAATGTCGCATCTACTTCAAGGAACCAACCCCACACTGGGAATATGTCAAAGAGCTGATGTATGAACATTTCGAGATGAGGAGATTACCCCCTAGAACCTGTCCTAAACGTTTTGTTAAACTGAAACCGAGACAACTACATGAGCGTGAGGTAACTTTAACTTCTCACTATAATTCATATGATCAGTTTCGTTTGTATAAGTTTTCAGGAAAAGGTGAAGACCCTAGAAACTATCTTCAGTGGGAAGAGGACATGGAAAGGTACTTCAAGTGCAACTCCATTCCAAAAGGAGAATACTTGTCCTATGGTCTAGGACAGCTCACTGAAAAGGCTCAACGGTATtggaaaagagaagagaagtatAGGGAACAATTTCAAGAGCCTCCTATACGCACTTGGGAGCAATTCAAAGGGATCATGAGGGATAGATTTGCACCTTACATCCCTACACAACACGCTCAGAAGGTGTCTACAAAGAGAGTAGTACAACCCCAAGTCTTGCAGCCGGCAAACCAGAGGCAAAGCTCAAAACCAGTGCATACACCTCATGTAAAGCACAACCAAGGTGAGTACTCTAAATCTTTAAAACCACCTGAGGTTATTTGTTATAGGTGTCAAGGCCAAGGTCATCTTGCAAAAGATTGCCCCACAAAACGAGCAGTGAAGATGGCACTACGTGAAGCAAGAGAAACCAACTTGGAGGTAAGTGATTCCTTTACTAGAATAGATAAAAAGTTTGATGATCTTATCAACTTGATTAAAGCTGGATCTAATTCTGTTTCTAGTAATTCCATGACTGTCTTAACACACTTGTCTAGCGCCCAAAAGGTTGAAAGTATTTCAGGTACTAACATAGAAATCAAGGAACAAGAACCCAACCCTGCTGCGCAATCAAGTCCAACACTTGATAAGAATGTTGATAAAGGTCTAGGTAATGAGGAGACACGTACAGAAGCTAAACAACAACAGAATAATGAGCAATCTACCCTAGAGACCTCTACACCAGCTGATCATGCTTTAGAGGTAGTAAATACCAAAGCTGAATCAATGCAAGATAACCAG GTACAATGGAGAAGCATCCAGAACCAAACTCACAACCTTACACCCAAGCAGTGGTCAATGGAGAAACCAATTGTGAAATAG
- the LOC103858588 gene encoding endoglucanase 19 isoform X1, which translates to MSSSTSTISVLLFLGLVKFAVSGHDYKQALSKSIIFFEAQRSGHLPPNQRVSWRSHSGLNDGKSSGVDLVGGYYDAGDNVKFGLPMAFTVTTMCWSIIEYGGQLESNGELGNAIDAVKWGTDYFIKAHPEPNVLYGEVGDGKSDHYCWQRPEEMTTDRRAYKIDRNNPGSDLAGETAAAMAAASIVFRRSDPSYSAELLRHAHELFEFADKYRGKYDSSITVAQKYYGSVSGYNDELLWAAAWLYQATNDKYYLDYLGKNGDSMGGTGWSMREFGWDVKYAGVQTLVAKILMQGKAGEHTAVFERYQEKAEQFMCSMLGKSTKNIQKTPGGLIFRQRWNNMQFVTSASFLAAVYSDYLSSSKRNLRCSQGNVSPSQLLDFSKSQVDYILGDNPRGTSYMVGYGHNYPRQVHHRGSSIVSYKVDQKFVTCRGGYATWYSRKASDPNVLTGALVGGPDAYDNFADNRDNYEQTEPTTYNNAPLLGVLARLISGPTGFDQRLPGVSPTPSPVIIKPAPIPKRKPTTPPAPAASSPSPITISQKMTSSWINEGKVYYRYSTKLTNRSTKRLKNLKISITKLYGPIWGVTKTGNSYGFPSWMKSLPAGKSMEFVYIHSAAPANVLVSNYSLE; encoded by the exons ATGAGTTCTTCCACTTCCACCATTtcagttcttctttttcttggGTTAGTTAAGTTTGCAGTTTCAGGGCACGACTATAAACAAGCTCTGAGCAAAAGCATTATCTTCTTTGAAGCACAGCGATCAGGACATCTCCCTCCCAACCAGAGAGTTTCATGGCGATCTCACTCCGGTCTTAACGACGGCAAATCCAGCGGC GTGGATCTAGTGGGAGGATACTATGACGCCGGAGACAATGTGAAATTTGGGCTTCCAATGGCTTTCACGGTGACGACAATGTGTTGGAGCATCATAGAATACGGTGGCCAGCTTGAATCTAACGGTGAACTTGGCAATGCTATTGACGCCGTTAAGTGGGGAACTGATTATTTCATTAAAGCTCACCCTGAACCTAACGTTCTCTACGGAGAG GTGGGAGATGGTAAGTCGGATCATTACTGCTGGCAAAGACCAGAGGAAATGACCACTGACCGTAGGGCTTACAAGATTGACCGGAATAATCCCGGTTCGGACCTCGCCGGAGAAACCGCTGCCGCAATGGCTGCTGCTTCCATCGTCTTCCGTCGGTCTGATCCATCATACTCTGCCGAGCTACTCCGCCACGCTCATGAG CTATTTGAATTTGCGGACAAATATAGGGGCAAGTACGATAGCAGCATCACGGTGGCACAAAAATACTACGGCTCAGTCAGCGGTTACAAT GATGAATTACTGTGGGCTGCTGCGTGGTTATATCAAGCAACCAATGATAAATATTATTTGGATTACCTCGGCAAGAATGGCGACTCAATGGGCGGTACGGGCTGGTCGATGAGGGAGTTTGGTTG GGATGTTAAATACGCCGGTGTCCAGACCCTTGTTGCTAAG attttgatgCAAGGGAAAGCTGGAGAACACACGGCTGTGTTCGAGAGGTACCAAGAGAAAGCAGAACAGTTTATGTGTTCAATGTTAGGTAAAAGTACAAAGAACATTCAGAAAACTCCCGGCGGTTTGATTTTCCGACAACGGTGGAACAACATGCAGTTCGTCACTAGTGCTTCTTTCTTGGCCGCCGTTTACTCTGATTATCTCTCTTCCTCCAAAAGAAACCTCCGTTGCTCTCAAGGAAACGTGTCTCCATCCCAACTCCTTGATTTCTCTAAATCACAG GTGGACTACATACTCGGAGACAACCCTAGAGGGACAAGCTACATGGTGGGATACGGACATAACTATCCTCGGCAAGTTCATCATCGTGGCTCGTCAATTGTCTCCTATAAAGTCGATCAAAAGTTCGTGACTTGCCGTGGTGGTTACGCAACGTGGTATAGCCGCAAAGCAAGCGACCCGAACGTCTTGACCGGGGCCCTCGTGGGTGGACCTGACGCCTACGACAACTTTGCTGACAACCGGGACAATTACGAGCAAACCGAACCAACGACTTACAACAATGCGCCTCTCCTTGGTGTACTAGCCCGATTAATTTCCGGTCCGACCGGTTTTGACCAGAGACTTCCAG GTGTTAGTCCGACTCCAAGTCCGGTTATCATAAAACCAGCACCTATACCCAAAAGGAAACCGACTACACCTCCAGCTCCAG CAGCTTCTTCTCCTAGTCCCATTACCATATCCCAGAAGATGACGAGCTCGTGGATAAACGAAGGAAAGGTTTATTACCGATACTCAACGAAATTAACCAATAGATCTACAAAAAGGTTGAAAAATCTGAAGATATCAATCACCAAGCTCTATGGTCCAATATGGGGTGTGACGAAAACAGGAAACTCATATGGTTTTCCTTCATGGATGAAATCTTTACCGGCAGGCAAAAGCATGGAGTTTGTCTATATCCACTCAGCCGCTCCGGCAAATGTTTTGGTTTCTAACTATTCTTTGGAGTGA
- the LOC103858588 gene encoding endoglucanase 19 isoform X2 translates to MSSSTSTISVLLFLGLVKFAVSGHDYKQALSKSIIFFEAQRSGHLPPNQRVSWRSHSGLNDGKSSGVDLVGGYYDAGDNVKFGLPMAFTVTTMCWSIIEYGGQLESNGELGNAIDAVKWGTDYFIKAHPEPNVLYGEVGDGKSDHYCWQRPEEMTTDRRAYKIDRNNPGSDLAGETAAAMAAASIVFRRSDPSYSAELLRHAHELFEFADKYRGKYDSSITVAQKYYGSVSGYNDELLWAAAWLYQATNDKYYLDYLGKNGDSMGGTGWSMREFGWDVKYAGVQTLVAKILMQGKAGEHTAVFERYQEKAEQFMCSMLGKSTKNIQKTPGGLIFRQRWNNMQFVTSASFLAAVYSDYLSSSKRNLRCSQGNVSPSQLLDFSKSQVDYILGDNPRGTSYMVGYGHNYPRQVHHRGSSIVSYKVDQKFVTCRGGYATWYSRKASDPNVLTGALVGGPDAYDNFADNRDNYEQTEPTTYNNAPLLGVLARLISGPTGFDQRLPGVSPTPSPVIIKPAPIPKRKPTTPPAPASSPSPITISQKMTSSWINEGKVYYRYSTKLTNRSTKRLKNLKISITKLYGPIWGVTKTGNSYGFPSWMKSLPAGKSMEFVYIHSAAPANVLVSNYSLE, encoded by the exons ATGAGTTCTTCCACTTCCACCATTtcagttcttctttttcttggGTTAGTTAAGTTTGCAGTTTCAGGGCACGACTATAAACAAGCTCTGAGCAAAAGCATTATCTTCTTTGAAGCACAGCGATCAGGACATCTCCCTCCCAACCAGAGAGTTTCATGGCGATCTCACTCCGGTCTTAACGACGGCAAATCCAGCGGC GTGGATCTAGTGGGAGGATACTATGACGCCGGAGACAATGTGAAATTTGGGCTTCCAATGGCTTTCACGGTGACGACAATGTGTTGGAGCATCATAGAATACGGTGGCCAGCTTGAATCTAACGGTGAACTTGGCAATGCTATTGACGCCGTTAAGTGGGGAACTGATTATTTCATTAAAGCTCACCCTGAACCTAACGTTCTCTACGGAGAG GTGGGAGATGGTAAGTCGGATCATTACTGCTGGCAAAGACCAGAGGAAATGACCACTGACCGTAGGGCTTACAAGATTGACCGGAATAATCCCGGTTCGGACCTCGCCGGAGAAACCGCTGCCGCAATGGCTGCTGCTTCCATCGTCTTCCGTCGGTCTGATCCATCATACTCTGCCGAGCTACTCCGCCACGCTCATGAG CTATTTGAATTTGCGGACAAATATAGGGGCAAGTACGATAGCAGCATCACGGTGGCACAAAAATACTACGGCTCAGTCAGCGGTTACAAT GATGAATTACTGTGGGCTGCTGCGTGGTTATATCAAGCAACCAATGATAAATATTATTTGGATTACCTCGGCAAGAATGGCGACTCAATGGGCGGTACGGGCTGGTCGATGAGGGAGTTTGGTTG GGATGTTAAATACGCCGGTGTCCAGACCCTTGTTGCTAAG attttgatgCAAGGGAAAGCTGGAGAACACACGGCTGTGTTCGAGAGGTACCAAGAGAAAGCAGAACAGTTTATGTGTTCAATGTTAGGTAAAAGTACAAAGAACATTCAGAAAACTCCCGGCGGTTTGATTTTCCGACAACGGTGGAACAACATGCAGTTCGTCACTAGTGCTTCTTTCTTGGCCGCCGTTTACTCTGATTATCTCTCTTCCTCCAAAAGAAACCTCCGTTGCTCTCAAGGAAACGTGTCTCCATCCCAACTCCTTGATTTCTCTAAATCACAG GTGGACTACATACTCGGAGACAACCCTAGAGGGACAAGCTACATGGTGGGATACGGACATAACTATCCTCGGCAAGTTCATCATCGTGGCTCGTCAATTGTCTCCTATAAAGTCGATCAAAAGTTCGTGACTTGCCGTGGTGGTTACGCAACGTGGTATAGCCGCAAAGCAAGCGACCCGAACGTCTTGACCGGGGCCCTCGTGGGTGGACCTGACGCCTACGACAACTTTGCTGACAACCGGGACAATTACGAGCAAACCGAACCAACGACTTACAACAATGCGCCTCTCCTTGGTGTACTAGCCCGATTAATTTCCGGTCCGACCGGTTTTGACCAGAGACTTCCAG GTGTTAGTCCGACTCCAAGTCCGGTTATCATAAAACCAGCACCTATACCCAAAAGGAAACCGACTACACCTCCAGCTCCAG CTTCTTCTCCTAGTCCCATTACCATATCCCAGAAGATGACGAGCTCGTGGATAAACGAAGGAAAGGTTTATTACCGATACTCAACGAAATTAACCAATAGATCTACAAAAAGGTTGAAAAATCTGAAGATATCAATCACCAAGCTCTATGGTCCAATATGGGGTGTGACGAAAACAGGAAACTCATATGGTTTTCCTTCATGGATGAAATCTTTACCGGCAGGCAAAAGCATGGAGTTTGTCTATATCCACTCAGCCGCTCCGGCAAATGTTTTGGTTTCTAACTATTCTTTGGAGTGA
- the LOC103868886 gene encoding uncharacterized protein LOC103868886 isoform X1, whose amino-acid sequence MEMALKKKLMSTIFLKLIWVKNRDTHGKIKTMEMALKKTTSVESQGLKMDMRKDHVVGSLIPSHKTTTRTIPSTRAILNLGKENYSRWEEDMENYFWEYKVPEHKKLSIALDTLVGEAYQWWLQEEECRIYFKEPTPHWEYVKELMYEHFEMRRLPPRTCPKRFVKLKPRQLHEREVTLTSHYNSYDQFRLYKFSGKGEDPRNYLQWEEDMERYFKCNSIPKGEYLSYGLGQLTEKAQRYWKREEKYREQFQEPPIRTWEQFKGIMRDRFAPYIPTQHAQKVSTKRVVQPQVLQPANQRQSSKPVHTPHVKHNQGEYSKSLKPPEVICYRCQGQGHLAKDCPTKRAVKMALREARETNLEVSDSFTRIDKKFDDLINLIKAGSNSVSSNSMTVLTHLSSAQKVESISGTNIEIKEQEPNPAAQSSPTLDKNVDKGLGNEETRTEAKQQQNNEQSTLETSTPADHALEVVNTKAESMQDNQVSEALNLTQYYFFESSTSSMKHLLLPISDDSDIGTMEKHPEPNSQPYTQAVVNGETNCEIGDFEKETTILPREIIDRPWKGGLASLLIKEEPPVGQCITKPCIYQGKTLASQIRMKPNLLYLGAGKLVLRTKPFEEGGNDEDLKSVARPPTHEINHTSYIGASSDIGALKEGYLCNHKEFNRETSFYRFSTQPEHAANWFHTKKSNGLGDMPVTSQTIYTTSELVLIKESNSLLKECATQTHVWKPGDYSLHLRAVGEFLPCTSSHMIKMNPLFVNLPYMDAFTLGVIEDQRLFPLLFRHDLETIQTSKEIPRMHLFLPKLTRYKERIQLPYMDRFCTN is encoded by the exons ATGGAGATGGctctgaagaagaagctgatgaGTACAATATTTCTGAAGTTGATTTGGGTGAAGAACCGGGATACTCATGGGAAGATCAAAACTATGGAGATGGCTCTGAAGAAGACGACCAGTGTAGAGAGTCAAGGGCTGAAGATGGATATGAGGAAGGACCATGTCGTGGGGAGCTTGATTCCAAGCCACAAGACCACTACAAGAACCATACCATCAACAAGAGCTATTCTAAACCTTG GAAAAGAGAACTACTCCAGATGGGAGGAAGACATGGAAAATTATTTTTGGGAGTACAAAGTTCCTGAACATAAGAAGCTGTCCATAGCCTTAGACACCCTTGTAGGAGAAGCTTACCAATGGTGGCTTCAAGAGGAAGAATGTCGCATCTACTTCAAGGAACCAACCCCACACTGGGAATATGTCAAAGAGCTGATGTATGAACATTTCGAGATGAGGAGATTACCCCCTAGAACCTGTCCTAAACGTTTTGTTAAACTGAAACCGAGACAACTACATGAGCGTGAGGTAACTTTAACTTCTCACTATAATTCATATGATCAGTTTCGTTTGTATAAGTTTTCAGGAAAAGGTGAAGACCCTAGAAACTATCTTCAGTGGGAAGAGGACATGGAAAGGTACTTCAAGTGCAACTCCATTCCAAAAGGAGAATACTTGTCCTATGGTCTAGGACAGCTCACTGAAAAGGCTCAACGGTATtggaaaagagaagagaagtatAGGGAACAATTTCAAGAGCCTCCTATACGCACTTGGGAGCAATTCAAAGGGATCATGAGGGATAGATTTGCACCTTACATCCCTACACAACACGCTCAGAAGGTGTCTACAAAGAGAGTAGTACAACCCCAAGTCTTGCAGCCGGCAAACCAGAGGCAAAGCTCAAAACCAGTGCATACACCTCATGTAAAGCACAACCAAGGTGAGTACTCTAAATCTTTAAAACCACCTGAGGTTATTTGTTATAGGTGTCAAGGCCAAGGTCATCTTGCAAAAGATTGCCCCACAAAACGAGCAGTGAAGATGGCACTACGTGAAGCAAGAGAAACCAACTTGGAGGTAAGTGATTCCTTTACTAGAATAGATAAAAAGTTTGATGATCTTATCAACTTGATTAAAGCTGGATCTAATTCTGTTTCTAGTAATTCCATGACTGTCTTAACACACTTGTCTAGCGCCCAAAAGGTTGAAAGTATTTCAGGTACTAACATAGAAATCAAGGAACAAGAACCCAACCCTGCTGCGCAATCAAGTCCAACACTTGATAAGAATGTTGATAAAGGTCTAGGTAATGAGGAGACACGTACAGAAGCTAAACAACAACAGAATAATGAGCAATCTACCCTAGAGACCTCTACACCAGCTGATCATGCTTTAGAGGTAGTAAATACCAAAGCTGAATCAATGCAAGATAACCAGGTAAGTGAAGCTCTAAATCTTactcaatattatttttttgaatcgTCCACTTCAAGTATGAAACACTTGCTCTTGCCCATAAGTGATGATTCAGATATAGGTACAATGGAGAAGCATCCAGAACCAAACTCACAACCTTACACCCAAGCAGTGGTCAATGGAGAAACCAATTGTGAAATAGGAGATTTCGAAAAGGAGACCACGATCCTTCCAAGGGAAATCATAGACCGACCATGGAAAGGGGGCCTAGCTTCCCTACTGATCAAAGAAGAACCACCAGTTGGACAATGCATCACAAAACCGTGCATATACCAAGGTAAGACCCTAGCCTCCCAAATTAGAATGAAACCtaacttgctctatcttggtgcaggtaAATTGGTTTTGAGGACAaaaccttttgaagagggagggaatgatgaggacCTAAAGTCAGTAGCTAGACCACCAACTCATGAGATCAACCATACAAGCTACATTGGAGCCAGCAGCGACATAGGTGCACTCAAAGAAGGATATCTTTGCAACCATAAGGAATTTAAccgtgaaaccagtttctatagaTTCTCAACTCAACCAGAGCACGCAGCGAATTGGTTTCATACCAAAAAGAGTAATGGTTTAGGAGATATGCCAGTTACAAGTCAGACTATCTACACTACATCCGAATtggttctaattaaggaaagtaatTCTTTGCTTAAGGAGTGTGCAACTCAAACTCACGTGTGGAAACCAGGAGATTATTCATTACATCTAAGAGCAGTGGGAGAGTTTCTACCATGCACCAGCAGccacatgatcaagatgaatCCCTTATTTGTCAACTTACCTTACATGGATGCATTCACACTTGGAGTTATTGAAGACCAACGGCTCTTTCCCCTTCTGTTCAGGCACGACTTAGAGACTATCCAGACATCAAAGGAGATCCCACGGATGCATTTATTTCTGCCCAAACTCACAAGATACAAGGAGAGAATACAACTTCCATACATGGACAGATTCTGCACCAACTaa